The following proteins are co-located in the Microvirga ossetica genome:
- a CDS encoding carbohydrate kinase family protein — protein sequence MILVSGEALIDLFIGTPAPAGFPAEAIAGGSPFNVAIGIGRLGRPAAFLSTLSDDVFGTFLAEKLAESGVSPAYLQRCPNYTTLSVVATSASGQPQYSFYAPNSADRALTPEALPAQLPPEVNAIAAGSYALGVEPIASAIETLLRREAGARVISLDPNVRPRVVGDLKAYRERFERLLAHADIVKASDEDIEILYSTHDLASAARAWLQRGPKLVIVTRGEKGPLAAFGDRIVERPAPRIEVVDTVGAGDTFHAGLLSWLDANNLLTPQGVAALTDEQVTAALDFAAAAAAIVCTRRGANPPSWAEAEHFMAARARS from the coding sequence ATGATCCTGGTTTCCGGCGAAGCCCTGATCGATCTGTTTATCGGTACCCCCGCCCCGGCGGGCTTCCCGGCCGAGGCGATCGCAGGCGGCTCCCCGTTCAACGTCGCCATCGGCATCGGCCGCCTCGGCCGCCCGGCCGCCTTCCTGTCGACCCTGTCGGATGACGTCTTCGGCACCTTCCTCGCGGAAAAGCTCGCGGAATCCGGCGTGAGCCCGGCCTATCTCCAACGCTGCCCGAACTACACCACGCTGAGCGTGGTGGCGACGAGCGCATCGGGCCAGCCGCAATATTCCTTCTATGCGCCGAACAGCGCCGACCGCGCCCTCACGCCCGAGGCGCTTCCCGCCCAATTGCCCCCCGAGGTGAACGCCATCGCTGCCGGCTCCTACGCGCTCGGCGTCGAGCCCATCGCCAGTGCGATCGAGACGCTGCTGCGCCGGGAAGCCGGAGCGCGCGTGATCTCCCTCGACCCGAATGTGAGGCCGCGCGTGGTCGGCGATCTCAAGGCCTACCGCGAGCGGTTCGAGCGCCTGCTCGCCCATGCCGATATCGTGAAGGCAAGCGACGAGGACATCGAGATTCTCTATTCCACCCACGACCTCGCATCCGCAGCCCGCGCCTGGCTCCAGCGCGGCCCCAAGCTCGTCATCGTCACGCGCGGCGAGAAGGGCCCTCTGGCGGCGTTCGGCGACAGGATCGTGGAGCGCCCTGCCCCCAGGATCGAGGTCGTCGACACGGTCGGCGCCGGCGACACGTTCCATGCCGGCCTCCTGTCCTGGCTCGATGCCAACAACCTGCTCACGCCGCAAGGCGTTGCGGCGCTCACCGACGAGCAGGTCACCGCTGCCCTTGATTTCGCGGCGGCGGCGGCCGCCATCGTCTGTACGCGGAGGGGGGCAAATCCGCCGTCCTGGGCCGAGGCCGAACATTTCATGGCCGCCCGCGCCCGATCGTAA